Proteins co-encoded in one Kribbella solani genomic window:
- a CDS encoding ABC transporter ATP-binding protein produces the protein MATEVLKVEGLRVDVQSRGRSASVLDGLSFAVGARQCVGVVGESGSGKSIALRAVMGSLPAGAEVRAGTVAVHGGARQPAGEHPPGVAMVFQDSFAALDPTMRIGTYLAETVRRHRRISRRAAWPAMLELLGAVGIPDPAHRARAYPHELSGGLRQRTAIALALATDPEVLLCDEPTTALDVTLQAKILMLLRRKQQESGLGLVFVSHDIAVIRQIADVVAVMYAGRIVEIGPSADVIGSPRHPYTRALVAAVPDLDHPEPRFASIAGAPPDPFEYAPGCRFMSRCSVAGDGCSTPTRGLDGTESKHRSDCVHDTITLGPRR, from the coding sequence ATGGCTACTGAGGTGCTGAAGGTCGAAGGGCTCCGGGTCGACGTCCAGAGTCGCGGGCGCTCCGCGTCGGTGCTCGACGGGCTGTCGTTCGCCGTCGGGGCGCGGCAATGTGTCGGCGTCGTGGGGGAATCCGGGTCCGGGAAGTCGATCGCGCTGCGGGCGGTGATGGGATCGCTGCCGGCCGGGGCTGAGGTTCGGGCCGGAACGGTCGCGGTGCATGGAGGTGCTCGGCAGCCGGCCGGCGAGCATCCACCTGGTGTCGCGATGGTGTTCCAGGATTCGTTCGCCGCCCTCGATCCGACCATGCGCATCGGCACGTACCTCGCGGAGACCGTCCGGCGGCATCGCCGGATCTCCCGCCGGGCCGCGTGGCCCGCGATGCTCGAACTGCTCGGCGCGGTCGGAATCCCCGATCCGGCCCATCGGGCGCGCGCCTACCCGCACGAGCTGAGCGGCGGGCTGCGGCAGCGAACCGCGATCGCGCTCGCCCTGGCCACCGACCCGGAGGTGCTCCTGTGCGACGAGCCGACGACGGCACTCGACGTCACGCTGCAGGCGAAGATCCTGATGCTGCTGCGCCGCAAGCAGCAGGAGAGCGGACTGGGGCTGGTGTTCGTGAGCCATGACATCGCGGTGATCCGCCAGATCGCCGATGTGGTCGCGGTCATGTACGCGGGCCGGATCGTCGAGATCGGTCCGTCCGCCGATGTGATCGGTTCGCCGCGGCATCCGTACACGCGGGCGCTGGTGGCGGCCGTTCCGGACCTCGACCATCCCGAACCACGGTTCGCTTCGATCGCCGGCGCGCCGCCTGACCCGTTCGAGTACGCGCCGGGCTGCCGGTTCATGAGTAGGTGCTCGGTCGCCGGGGACGGCTGCTCGACGCCGACACGAGGCCTTGACGGTACGGAGAGCAAGCATCGATCGGACTGCGTGCACGACACGATCACGCTCGGACCACGCCGATGA
- a CDS encoding MBL fold metallo-hydrolase, with amino-acid sequence MTALTLIRHATILLELAGQTFLVDPMLDDARSHDAVEGTSNPTRWPLVGLPTGAAEVVASATAVLITHTHVDHLDDTAIAFLRDRSVPVFCQPFDVAELTERGLPDVRPVDEVTHWRGVAIRRTGGQHGTGAQADLMGPVSGWLLTHGGQQVYVAGDTVWCDEVAAVLDVNQPQVVVVNAGEARMVTGDPITMGADDVFATCRYPGRRQVIAVHLEALNHCGLTRAELACDAAAAGLEVTIPRDGERVSLFQG; translated from the coding sequence ATGACAGCCCTCACGCTGATTCGCCATGCCACGATCCTGCTGGAGCTCGCCGGGCAGACCTTCCTGGTCGACCCGATGCTGGACGACGCGCGGAGCCACGATGCGGTCGAAGGAACGTCCAACCCGACCCGCTGGCCATTGGTCGGCCTACCGACCGGCGCGGCCGAGGTCGTCGCCTCGGCGACGGCGGTGCTGATCACGCACACCCACGTCGACCACCTCGACGACACCGCGATCGCGTTCCTGCGGGACCGTTCGGTGCCCGTCTTCTGTCAGCCCTTCGACGTCGCCGAGCTGACCGAGCGCGGCCTCCCGGATGTCCGGCCGGTCGACGAAGTGACGCACTGGCGCGGAGTCGCGATCCGGCGAACCGGCGGGCAGCATGGAACCGGCGCGCAGGCCGACCTGATGGGACCGGTCTCCGGCTGGCTGCTCACCCACGGCGGTCAGCAGGTCTACGTCGCCGGTGACACCGTGTGGTGTGACGAGGTCGCCGCCGTCCTGGACGTCAACCAGCCGCAGGTCGTCGTCGTCAACGCGGGCGAGGCACGGATGGTCACCGGAGACCCGATCACGATGGGCGCGGACGATGTCTTCGCGACCTGCCGGTACCCCGGCCGGCGCCAGGTGATCGCGGTCCATCTGGAGGCGCTGAACCACTGTGGGCTGACCCGCGCGGAGCTGGCGTGCGATGCGGCCGCGGCCGGTCTGGAGGTCACGATTCCGCGCGACGGGGAGCGAGTTTCCTTGTTCCAGGGCTGA
- a CDS encoding GMC family oxidoreductase, translating to MIPTLTMVSDVVVIGAGTAGCLVARKLARGTTASVLLIEAGPDYGPLADELWPPELLDSSTLPTSHDWGYTGPGAEGQTGWAFERAKVVGGCSAHNGCSQTVGFGADYEQWGLDWTRSEIEARLTSLNRALQVRQYADDELTPFQQGVMEAMVQRGLPRTDDLDVLDGGVGCGPSPVNNPRGVRWNSGFAFLDEARSERTLRVLGRALVERLEVEDGVVRRAVVRADGQLIVVEARHFVLCAGAYGSPELLLRSGIGPAAELAAVGISAAVDLPGVGRNLHDHPTLELRFAPSELLLRQTADFARTRPAPDEQVIAKADSLLGDGPYDLHLFPWTDPPSTGLECVLPAACLTPRSRGAVVLRTADPTVPASIDHAYLRDADGHDRAVLIRGRELWKEISSAPGLSPLLGDRIPDAISGRGYRFAHYWHPVGTCAIGASPDSGAVADADGRVFGVENLRVLDAAAIPVVPRATTNLPVLLLADHLADRLVAALGAA from the coding sequence ATGATCCCGACTCTGACGATGGTTTCGGATGTGGTGGTGATCGGCGCTGGCACGGCCGGCTGTCTGGTCGCCCGGAAGCTGGCGCGAGGGACGACGGCGAGCGTCCTGCTGATCGAGGCCGGGCCGGACTACGGGCCGCTGGCCGACGAGCTGTGGCCACCCGAGCTGCTCGACAGCTCGACGTTGCCGACCAGCCACGACTGGGGGTACACGGGTCCCGGCGCGGAAGGGCAGACCGGCTGGGCGTTCGAGCGGGCCAAGGTCGTCGGTGGTTGCTCCGCCCACAACGGATGCTCGCAGACCGTCGGCTTCGGCGCCGACTACGAGCAGTGGGGCCTGGACTGGACCCGGAGCGAGATCGAAGCACGGCTCACGTCGCTGAATCGCGCGCTCCAGGTCCGCCAGTACGCCGACGACGAACTGACGCCGTTCCAGCAAGGTGTGATGGAAGCCATGGTGCAGCGCGGCCTGCCGCGGACCGATGATCTCGACGTACTCGACGGTGGCGTGGGTTGCGGACCGTCACCGGTCAACAATCCCCGCGGCGTGCGCTGGAACTCGGGGTTCGCGTTCCTCGACGAGGCGCGATCCGAGCGTACGCTCCGGGTTCTCGGTCGCGCTCTGGTCGAGCGGTTGGAGGTCGAGGACGGCGTCGTACGACGTGCCGTCGTCCGCGCCGATGGGCAGCTGATAGTTGTCGAGGCGCGGCACTTCGTGCTCTGTGCCGGCGCGTACGGTTCGCCGGAGCTCCTGCTGCGTAGTGGAATCGGGCCGGCGGCGGAGCTCGCGGCGGTCGGGATTTCGGCGGCCGTGGACCTGCCGGGTGTCGGACGCAACCTGCACGACCACCCGACGCTCGAGCTGAGGTTCGCGCCGAGCGAACTGTTGCTCCGGCAGACCGCGGACTTCGCCCGTACCCGACCAGCTCCGGATGAGCAGGTCATCGCGAAGGCCGATTCATTGCTGGGCGACGGCCCCTACGACCTGCATCTGTTTCCGTGGACCGATCCGCCGTCGACCGGCCTGGAATGCGTCCTGCCGGCTGCCTGTCTGACGCCGAGATCGCGTGGCGCGGTGGTTCTTCGTACGGCGGATCCGACGGTGCCCGCATCGATCGACCACGCGTATCTGCGTGATGCCGACGGGCATGACCGAGCCGTACTGATCCGAGGGCGTGAGCTCTGGAAGGAGATCAGTAGCGCGCCAGGGTTGAGCCCGCTACTTGGCGATCGGATCCCGGACGCGATCTCGGGTCGCGGTTATCGGTTCGCGCACTACTGGCATCCGGTCGGCACCTGCGCGATCGGTGCCTCGCCGGACAGCGGAGCCGTCGCCGACGCGGACGGACGCGTTTTCGGTGTCGAGAACCTGCGCGTACTGGATGCGGCCGCGATTCCGGTGGTGCCACGAGCCACGACGAACTTGCCCGTGTTGTTGCTGGCCGACCATCTGGCGGACCGGCTTGTCGCCGCACTGGGTGCGGCCTGA
- a CDS encoding class I adenylate-forming enzyme family protein yields the protein MTIPVLPRISDYVGHWAGIHPEREALVGDSVRWTYRELQAEVDAIAAALVGQGVGRGDRVALLGRTRPECFAHFLATASIGAIWVGLNPRYTLDEITAILADSRPRLVFSMIEPSETGFAELLGGISEQTGPSVPLITRGDAGPGISTGWAAFLAAGTDRSSLDVARKAVEPHDAAAMIYTSGTTGKSKGALVPHVGLSSCGVIQTSRWYGDAPRKLCDLPLNHIGGLGDICTSILTAGGTVVFMAKFDAAGALRMVERERLTHLYYIPTQLLAAVETPEWETCDLSSLEWILWGGAAAPLGLLERLAQKGAKLGTSYSLTESTGSVTYTEPDDPLDVLAWSVGRIDPRYEVTIRRADGSTANDGEEGEILIRGEHITLGYFGRPEATREAIDADGWLHTGDLARIEPNGHVRLAGRLKEMYKSGGYNVYPREIESVLEQHPGVSLASVVGVPDDRWGEVGHAFVVAGDVSADELETFLAERLANYKRPKRLWLEQSLPRLPIGKVDKAALRRRIAAEPKPTSRENR from the coding sequence ATGACCATCCCCGTGCTGCCCCGGATCTCCGACTACGTGGGGCATTGGGCCGGCATCCACCCCGAGCGGGAGGCGCTGGTCGGTGACAGCGTGCGCTGGACGTACCGCGAACTCCAGGCCGAGGTCGATGCCATCGCCGCCGCACTCGTGGGGCAAGGCGTCGGCCGGGGCGATCGGGTCGCCCTGCTCGGCCGTACGCGACCGGAATGCTTCGCGCACTTCCTCGCGACCGCGAGCATCGGAGCGATCTGGGTCGGGCTCAACCCGCGGTACACACTGGACGAGATCACCGCGATCCTGGCCGACAGCCGGCCACGCCTGGTGTTCTCGATGATCGAGCCGAGCGAGACCGGGTTCGCCGAGCTGCTGGGTGGCATCAGCGAGCAGACCGGCCCGTCGGTTCCGCTGATCACCCGCGGGGACGCGGGACCCGGGATCTCCACCGGATGGGCCGCCTTCCTGGCGGCAGGGACCGACCGCAGCTCGCTGGACGTGGCTCGGAAGGCCGTCGAACCTCACGACGCCGCGGCCATGATCTACACCTCCGGAACCACGGGGAAGTCGAAGGGCGCACTGGTACCGCACGTCGGCCTGTCGAGCTGCGGCGTGATTCAGACGTCCCGCTGGTACGGCGATGCGCCGCGGAAACTGTGCGACCTGCCGCTGAACCACATCGGTGGTCTCGGTGACATCTGTACGTCGATCCTCACGGCCGGCGGCACCGTCGTCTTCATGGCGAAGTTCGACGCCGCGGGTGCGCTGCGGATGGTGGAGCGCGAGCGCCTCACGCACCTGTACTACATACCCACGCAGTTGCTGGCCGCTGTCGAAACCCCGGAGTGGGAGACCTGCGACCTCTCGTCTCTCGAATGGATTCTCTGGGGTGGTGCCGCCGCTCCGCTCGGTCTGCTCGAGCGGCTCGCCCAGAAAGGCGCGAAGCTCGGTACGAGTTACAGCCTGACCGAGTCGACGGGTTCGGTCACGTACACGGAACCCGACGATCCGCTGGACGTACTGGCCTGGAGCGTCGGTCGCATCGATCCACGGTACGAGGTGACGATCCGGCGCGCCGACGGCAGTACGGCGAACGACGGCGAAGAGGGCGAGATCCTGATCCGCGGCGAGCACATCACCCTCGGGTACTTCGGCCGGCCGGAGGCGACCCGGGAGGCGATCGACGCCGACGGCTGGCTGCACACCGGCGACCTGGCCCGGATCGAGCCCAACGGGCACGTCCGCCTGGCCGGTCGCCTGAAGGAGATGTACAAGTCCGGCGGCTACAACGTGTATCCGCGCGAGATCGAGTCCGTACTCGAGCAGCATCCGGGGGTGTCGCTGGCCTCTGTCGTTGGCGTACCCGACGATCGCTGGGGCGAGGTGGGGCATGCCTTCGTCGTCGCCGGTGACGTGTCGGCCGATGAACTGGAGACGTTCCTGGCCGAGCGGCTGGCCAACTACAAACGCCCGAAGCGGTTGTGGCTGGAGCAGAGCCTGCCCCGGCTGCCGATCGGAAAGGTCGACAAGGCCGCGCTCCGGCGCCGGATCGCCGCTGAGCCGAAACCCACGAGCAGGGAGAACCGATAA
- a CDS encoding ABC transporter permease: MELTAGRRILPPRMHQVSIAILALLVLAALFAPIVARYDPAQQSLQQLAPPGGGHWLGTDALGRDIFSRLLYALRTDLILIVPAAALPMLLGTAIGGIAGHFGGVLDTAVRWIADVFQGLPVYVFLIALVAVLGRGVTSLLTAFTALGWIVYARLIRTEVRRVKEANFVAAGYLLGHSWTGVLWRHVLPNANRQTAAYFVFDLGMALQGIAVLSFFNLGVPAGTPELGAMVAEAQIYLRSHAWLAAVPGATIVLLGLCIASLGDYVRARSGGES; this comes from the coding sequence ATGGAGCTGACCGCAGGGCGGCGAATCCTCCCGCCGCGAATGCATCAGGTGTCGATCGCCATCCTGGCCCTGCTCGTGCTGGCGGCCTTGTTCGCGCCGATCGTCGCGCGCTACGACCCCGCGCAACAATCGCTTCAGCAACTCGCGCCGCCCGGTGGCGGGCATTGGCTGGGTACCGACGCGCTGGGTCGCGACATCTTCTCCCGGCTGCTGTACGCGCTGCGTACCGACCTGATCCTGATCGTCCCCGCCGCCGCGTTGCCGATGCTGCTCGGCACCGCGATCGGCGGCATCGCGGGACATTTCGGTGGCGTACTGGACACGGCGGTGCGCTGGATCGCCGACGTGTTCCAAGGGCTTCCGGTCTACGTGTTCCTGATCGCGTTGGTCGCGGTACTCGGGCGTGGGGTCACTTCGTTGCTGACGGCATTCACCGCGCTCGGCTGGATCGTGTACGCGCGGCTGATCCGGACCGAGGTGCGGCGGGTCAAGGAAGCGAACTTCGTTGCCGCCGGCTACCTTCTCGGACATTCCTGGACCGGGGTGCTGTGGCGGCACGTGCTGCCCAACGCGAACCGCCAGACGGCCGCTTACTTCGTCTTCGACCTCGGCATGGCGCTGCAAGGCATCGCGGTGCTGTCCTTCTTCAATCTCGGCGTGCCCGCCGGTACGCCGGAGCTCGGCGCGATGGTGGCGGAAGCACAGATCTATCTGCGCAGCCATGCGTGGCTGGCTGCCGTTCCAGGCGCGACGATCGTTCTGCTCGGTCTCTGTATCGCCTCGTTGGGCGACTACGTCCGGGCTCGTTCCGGAGGCGAAAGCTGA
- a CDS encoding ABC transporter substrate-binding protein produces MMPKPYLRLLTALAAVLALSSCSAGNAAESSGPASAPVRGGELTVLRAADVDSWDPDKALMPSTFETLPQVMEGLVRPSADGATVVPGLAQKWVFDAGHRTLTFTLRPNLRFSNGATLTSADVAFSVKLWQQSVSYGTLYSAIQSASTPNATTVVLKLHRPSTFLLSWLGNGTAVVVPKGFGGKSRADFFRKPIGAGPFVIDSYTPGQTLRLARNSHYYGEGRPYLDAITYKVVSDPNQQLLQYQSGQADMLESVPLDVSAQLPAADRHLVKPSSTIHAAFVNTTKGPGTDLHFRRAISYAIDRDSYIKSVFSGLATPAKGGLPIGVQGSSACDCTYRYDQAAAKAELSRSGYDGSPVVLLVDASSPISTRGGEVAAQMLRAVGIKVDLQPEEGQVMFDRYSKGDYGIELAEVASVSPSVGDIFGLVSYMVTGSDPGKVISGAFDKLDVARTEPERQHATKLAENWIGEHLPYVPIAYPDRVLAAAPKLHGLQVTPYLNYPADQLWIG; encoded by the coding sequence ATGATGCCGAAGCCCTACCTGCGATTGCTGACCGCCCTGGCCGCGGTGCTTGCTCTTTCCAGTTGCTCGGCAGGTAATGCCGCCGAATCGTCCGGACCCGCGTCCGCCCCGGTCCGCGGTGGTGAGCTCACCGTCCTGCGGGCCGCAGACGTCGACTCGTGGGACCCTGACAAGGCGCTGATGCCGAGCACCTTCGAGACGCTCCCACAGGTGATGGAAGGGCTGGTCCGGCCGAGCGCGGACGGTGCCACGGTCGTGCCCGGGCTGGCCCAGAAGTGGGTGTTCGACGCGGGGCACCGGACGCTCACCTTCACCCTCCGGCCGAACCTCCGGTTCAGCAACGGGGCGACGCTGACGTCGGCGGACGTGGCCTTCTCGGTCAAGTTGTGGCAGCAGAGCGTGTCGTACGGGACGCTCTACTCCGCGATCCAGAGCGCCTCGACTCCGAACGCGACGACGGTCGTACTGAAGCTGCACCGGCCCAGTACGTTCCTGCTGTCCTGGCTCGGCAACGGTACGGCGGTGGTGGTACCGAAAGGCTTCGGGGGAAAGTCCCGGGCGGACTTCTTCCGGAAGCCGATCGGCGCGGGTCCGTTCGTGATCGACTCGTACACGCCAGGTCAAACCCTCCGGCTGGCCCGGAACAGCCACTACTACGGCGAAGGACGGCCGTACCTGGACGCGATCACGTACAAGGTCGTGTCCGATCCGAACCAGCAGCTCCTGCAGTACCAGAGTGGTCAGGCGGACATGCTGGAGTCGGTTCCGCTCGATGTGTCGGCACAGTTGCCCGCAGCGGATCGGCATCTGGTCAAGCCGTCGTCGACCATCCACGCCGCCTTCGTCAACACCACGAAGGGACCGGGTACGGATCTGCACTTCCGGCGCGCGATCTCCTATGCCATCGATCGGGACAGCTACATCAAGTCCGTCTTCAGTGGCTTGGCGACGCCGGCCAAGGGCGGCCTGCCGATCGGCGTACAGGGCTCGTCAGCGTGTGATTGCACGTACCGCTACGACCAAGCGGCCGCCAAGGCGGAGCTCAGCCGATCCGGGTACGACGGTTCGCCGGTCGTGCTGCTGGTGGACGCGTCGTCGCCGATCTCTACCCGCGGCGGTGAGGTGGCGGCGCAGATGCTCAGGGCCGTCGGGATCAAGGTCGACCTGCAGCCGGAGGAGGGGCAGGTGATGTTCGACCGTTATTCCAAAGGGGATTACGGGATCGAGCTGGCCGAGGTCGCGAGCGTGTCACCGAGCGTCGGGGACATCTTCGGGCTGGTGTCGTACATGGTCACCGGGAGCGATCCGGGCAAGGTGATCAGCGGCGCGTTCGACAAGCTGGACGTGGCGCGAACGGAGCCCGAGCGCCAGCACGCCACCAAGCTCGCGGAGAACTGGATCGGCGAGCACCTGCCGTACGTTCCGATCGCCTATCCCGATCGCGTCCTCGCGGCCGCTCCGAAACTGCACGGGCTGCAGGTCACGCCGTACCTGAACTATCCGGCCGACCAGCTCTGGATCGGCTGA
- a CDS encoding DJ-1/PfpI family protein, with protein sequence MQIALLIYPGFTSLDAVGPFEVLSRLPAADARFVSAGGGPIEADQPNFVLPSVPLSEVTRPDLVVVAGGSTTQQYLENETILDWLRTAHESARWTTSVCTGSLLLGAAGLLTGGRATSHWCELESLRVFGAEPVSERVVVHDRVITSAGVSSGIDMALRLVDLLEGAEYAQGVQLAIEYDPQPPYDAGSMAKAPQAVAEMVRGVFKEHYGPSWAEVQSAKTD encoded by the coding sequence GTGCAGATCGCCCTCTTGATCTACCCAGGATTCACCTCCCTCGACGCCGTCGGGCCGTTCGAGGTGCTCAGTCGCCTGCCGGCCGCGGACGCCCGCTTCGTGTCCGCCGGCGGCGGCCCGATCGAGGCTGACCAACCCAACTTCGTACTGCCCTCGGTGCCGCTGAGCGAGGTGACCAGGCCCGATCTGGTCGTCGTGGCCGGCGGGAGCACGACGCAGCAGTACCTGGAGAACGAGACCATCCTCGACTGGCTGCGGACCGCGCACGAGTCGGCCCGATGGACAACCTCGGTCTGCACCGGGTCCCTGCTCCTCGGCGCGGCCGGCCTGCTCACCGGCGGCCGGGCGACCTCGCACTGGTGCGAACTCGAAAGCCTGCGGGTGTTCGGCGCCGAACCGGTGTCCGAGCGCGTCGTCGTGCACGACCGGGTCATCACCTCGGCCGGGGTGTCGTCCGGTATCGACATGGCGCTCCGGCTGGTCGATCTGCTGGAAGGCGCCGAGTACGCCCAGGGCGTCCAGCTCGCGATCGAGTACGACCCGCAGCCGCCGTACGACGCGGGCTCGATGGCGAAGGCGCCGCAGGCAGTGGCCGAGATGGTGCGTGGAGTGTTCAAGGAACACTACGGCCCCTCATGGGCCGAGGTTCAGTCGGCCAAAACCGACTGA
- a CDS encoding ABC transporter permease: MNSSRMQLLAARLLQVVPVLGLLLVVVFALQALLPGDPARAIAGPRATEQQVQVVRAELGLDRPLPQRFVRYAESLGHLDLGRSNRSNLPVSTIVEQRAGVTIALLLGGMAMSIALSGPAAFLLALRPSSWPARLVERGLAVVLNCPSFWVGLMLATVVGLKLRLLPVGGLQPGVSGQVRSLILPSITIGLAIMPFLARSAATSLREVVASDYLMTARSVGGRGWFLIRRHMLRNALPPVVTLLGFQAGALLFGAVVVEQTFGLPGLGAEMITAAAQRDFPVVQGLTLLFGFGIVLCNLLADVAVACLDPRTQWS, from the coding sequence ATGAACAGCTCCAGGATGCAGCTACTGGCCGCCAGGCTGCTGCAGGTCGTGCCGGTACTGGGGTTGTTGCTGGTCGTGGTCTTCGCGCTGCAGGCCTTGCTCCCGGGCGATCCGGCCCGCGCGATCGCCGGGCCGCGAGCGACCGAGCAGCAGGTCCAGGTGGTACGTGCCGAGCTGGGCCTCGACCGGCCGCTCCCACAACGGTTCGTCCGGTACGCCGAGTCGCTCGGTCACTTGGATCTGGGTCGATCGAACCGGAGCAACCTCCCCGTCAGTACGATCGTCGAGCAACGTGCTGGTGTCACGATCGCCCTTCTTCTTGGCGGGATGGCGATGAGCATCGCGCTGTCCGGCCCGGCCGCCTTCCTACTGGCGCTGCGTCCTTCGTCGTGGCCGGCGCGGCTGGTCGAGCGTGGTCTTGCCGTGGTGCTGAACTGCCCGTCGTTCTGGGTGGGGCTGATGCTGGCCACCGTGGTCGGTCTGAAACTGCGCCTGCTGCCGGTCGGTGGACTCCAGCCAGGCGTTTCCGGGCAGGTACGTTCGCTGATCCTGCCGTCGATCACGATCGGCTTGGCGATCATGCCGTTCCTGGCGCGGAGCGCGGCTACCAGCCTGCGTGAAGTGGTCGCGTCGGACTATCTGATGACGGCTCGATCCGTCGGCGGTCGCGGGTGGTTCCTGATCCGCCGGCACATGCTTCGGAACGCACTGCCACCGGTCGTTACGCTGCTGGGCTTCCAAGCCGGCGCGCTGTTGTTCGGCGCCGTCGTGGTCGAGCAGACGTTCGGCCTGCCGGGACTGGGCGCGGAGATGATCACGGCGGCCGCGCAGCGCGACTTTCCGGTCGTCCAAGGCCTGACCCTGCTGTTCGGGTTCGGCATCGTGCTGTGCAATCTGCTGGCCGACGTCGCGGTCGCCTGTCTGGATCCGAGGACCCAATGGAGCTGA
- a CDS encoding aldehyde dehydrogenase family protein translates to MSWTLSAPVLAFLDGGPKGLFLDNGFVDAIDPDIIKVINPATGEVITSVQGGGARDVDRAVTSAERAFNGSWSRTSAAERAKLLWRLADLIDKHAEELAVLETLNNGKPLSLALGDDLPETSNVFRYFAGYATKNSGQTIDVADVDAHVYTLHEPIGVTAGIIPWNYPLAIAAWKLAPALAAGNVMILKPAEQTPLSVLRLAELSAEAGFPPGVISIVNGYGETAGEAITTHPRIEKVSFTGEKRTGQRIVEASVGNLKRVTLELGGKSPNVVFADADPAQVRDGALWGIFYNMGQDCSAGSRLFVHHRRYDDVVAELVSDAQALRVGPGLDEASQLGALVTAEHTARVVEYLDLARDEGVVQAGGGRVLDGELANGNFIRPTVITDTTDDARVAAEEIFGPAVVVLPFRDEDELIRKANDTVFGLAAGVWTRDVGRAHRVARRLKAGTVWVNTYGDADAAVPFGGMRMSGYGRDKGSYAMEAYTAVKTVWVNTQYAGADAR, encoded by the coding sequence ATGAGCTGGACTCTGTCCGCGCCCGTCCTCGCGTTCCTGGACGGTGGCCCGAAAGGCCTGTTCCTCGACAACGGCTTCGTCGACGCGATCGATCCGGACATCATCAAGGTGATCAACCCGGCCACCGGCGAGGTGATCACCTCGGTGCAAGGTGGCGGAGCGCGCGATGTCGACCGCGCCGTCACCAGCGCCGAGCGGGCGTTCAACGGCAGCTGGTCGCGGACCAGTGCCGCTGAGCGGGCGAAGCTGCTGTGGCGCCTGGCCGACCTGATCGACAAGCACGCCGAGGAACTGGCCGTACTCGAGACGCTGAACAACGGCAAGCCGCTGTCCCTGGCTCTCGGCGACGATCTGCCCGAGACCTCCAACGTCTTCCGGTACTTCGCCGGGTACGCCACCAAGAACTCCGGGCAGACCATCGACGTGGCCGACGTCGACGCGCATGTCTACACGCTGCACGAGCCGATCGGGGTGACGGCCGGAATCATTCCCTGGAACTACCCGCTCGCGATCGCCGCGTGGAAACTCGCGCCCGCGCTGGCGGCCGGCAACGTGATGATCCTCAAACCCGCCGAGCAGACGCCGCTGTCGGTACTGCGGCTGGCCGAACTCAGCGCGGAGGCCGGGTTCCCGCCGGGCGTGATCTCGATCGTGAACGGGTACGGCGAGACGGCCGGCGAGGCGATCACCACGCATCCGCGGATCGAGAAGGTGTCGTTCACCGGTGAGAAGCGGACCGGGCAGCGGATCGTCGAGGCGTCGGTCGGCAACCTGAAACGCGTGACCCTGGAACTCGGCGGCAAGTCGCCGAACGTGGTGTTCGCCGACGCCGACCCGGCACAGGTCCGGGACGGCGCGCTCTGGGGCATCTTCTACAACATGGGCCAGGACTGCTCGGCCGGATCGCGGTTGTTCGTCCACCACCGTCGCTATGACGACGTCGTCGCGGAGCTGGTCTCGGACGCGCAGGCGCTGCGCGTCGGCCCGGGACTCGACGAGGCCAGCCAGCTCGGCGCGCTGGTCACGGCCGAGCACACCGCGCGGGTCGTCGAGTACCTCGATCTCGCGCGGGACGAGGGTGTCGTCCAGGCCGGCGGTGGCCGTGTACTGGACGGAGAACTTGCCAACGGCAACTTCATCCGGCCGACCGTGATCACCGACACCACTGACGACGCGCGGGTCGCCGCCGAGGAGATCTTCGGGCCGGCGGTGGTGGTGCTGCCGTTCCGGGACGAGGACGAGCTGATCCGTAAGGCCAACGACACCGTGTTCGGGCTCGCGGCCGGGGTCTGGACCCGTGATGTCGGTCGCGCGCACCGCGTCGCTCGCCGATTGAAGGCGGGCACCGTCTGGGTGAACACCTATGGCGACGCGGACGCTGCCGTACCGTTCGGCGGGATGCGGATGAGCGGCTACGGGCGGGACAAGGGCTCGTACGCGATGGAGGCTTACACCGCTGTCAAGACGGTGTGGGTCAACACGCAGTACGCGGGGGCGGACGCACGCTGA